Proteins found in one Aspergillus chevalieri M1 DNA, chromosome 2, nearly complete sequence genomic segment:
- a CDS encoding intradiol ring-cleavage dioxygenase (COG:E;~EggNog:ENOG410PKGR;~InterPro:IPR000627,IPR007535,IPR039390,IPR015889;~PFAM:PF04444,PF00775;~go_function: GO:0003824 - catalytic activity [Evidence IEA];~go_function: GO:0005506 - iron ion binding [Evidence IEA];~go_function: GO:0008199 - ferric iron binding [Evidence IEA];~go_function: GO:0016702 - oxidoreductase activity, acting on single donors with incorporation of molecular oxygen, incorporation of two atoms of oxygen [Evidence IEA];~go_function: GO:0018576 - catechol 1,2-dioxygenase activity [Evidence IEA];~go_process: GO:0006725 - cellular aromatic compound metabolic process [Evidence IEA];~go_process: GO:0009712 - catechol-containing compound metabolic process [Evidence IEA];~go_process: GO:0055114 - oxidation-reduction process [Evidence IEA]): protein MATNRFDPDFTDNVIKSMGPQTPERFREIMTSLIRHVHDFARETNLTVDEWMTGVRMMNWAGQMSDDKRNEGQLLCDVIGLESYVHSISKYTKGGTNGCLNDSLVDEITYKLAQEAEDTPTATAILGPFFRPDTKWRQNGDNVVQGVKGGEMVFMHGRVVDFVTKKPLVNATVEMWEASTNGLYEQQDPEQVEHNLRGKFKTDEEGRYYYYCLRPTPYPVPDDGPAGKVLKLMDRHPFRPAHIHIIATYDGYKPLTTQIFDSKDPYLTNDSVFAVKDSLVVDFVPREGDPQAGLELEYDIKLVPNEIHASEA, encoded by the exons ATGGCTACCAACCGCTTCGACCCCGATTTCACTGACAATGTCATCAAATCGATGGGCCCTCAGACGCCCGAGCGGTTCCGCGAGATCATGACCAGTCTCATCCGGCATGTCCATGACTTTGCGCGCGAGACCAATTTGACCGTGGACGAGTGGATGACTGGTGTTAGAATGATGAATTGGGCTGGGCAGATGAGTGATGACAAGCGGAATGAGGGACAGCTTTTGTGTGATGTTATCGGACTTGAGTCGTACGTTCACTCTATATCCAAATATACAAAGGGAGGAACTAACGGATGCTTGAACGATAGCCTCGTCGACGAAATCACCTACAAACTCGCCCAAGAGGCCGAAGACACCCCCACCGCAACCGCAATCCTAGGCCCCTTCTTCCGCCCCGACACCAAATGGCGCCAGAACGGCGACAACGTCGTCCAGGGCGTCAAGGGCGGCGAGATGGTCTTCATGCACGGCCGCGTCGTCGACTTTGTCACCAAGAAGCCGCTCGTAAATGCTACCGTGGAGATGTGGGAGGCGTCGACGAATGGGTTGTACGAGCAGCAGGACCCGGAGCAGGTGGAGCATAACTTGCGCGGGAAGTTTAAgacggatgaggaggggaggtATTACTATTATTGTCTGCGGCCGACGCCCTATCCTGTGCCGGATGATGGGCCTGCTGGAAAGGTGCTCAAGCTTATGGATAGACATCCATTCCGGCCTGCGCATATTCACATCATC GCCACCTACGACGGCTACAAGCCCCTCACAACCCAGATCTTCGACAGCAAGGACCCGTACTTGACGAACGACTCCGTCTTCGCCGTCAAGGATTCGCTAGTCGTTGACTTTGTTCCTCGTGAGGGTGATCCTCAAGCTGGACTTGAGTTGGAATACGATATCAAGCTGGTGCCGAACGAGATCCATGCTAGCGAGGCATGA
- a CDS encoding uncharacterized protein (TransMembrane:1 (o26-49i)) — protein sequence MVSLRPRIHLTASVATRMRCYSHNGYIFYLLPTQIYSFIFSGPCARMMVEVMQSQHSRVLKSKAEFLKPFGLSAYGEPLTPPFLWVNASPRSLASGASISE from the coding sequence ATGGTGTCATTGAGGCCAAGAATTCATTTGACTGCATCCGTTGCTACTCGTATGCGGTGTTATTCCCATAATGGATACATTTTTTACCTTCTTCCAACTCAAATCTAcagcttcatcttctccggACCCTGCGCCAGGATGATGGTCGAAGTCATGCAGTCACAGCACTCCAGAGTGCTCAAGAGCAAAGCTGAGTTCCTTAAACCATTCGGTCTGTCTGCGTACGGCGAGCCCTTGACTCCTCCCTTTCTTTGGGTGAACGCATCGCCTCGCTCCCTCGCCAGCGGTGCATCGATTTCCGAATGA
- a CDS encoding uncharacterized protein (TransMembrane:1 (o6-26i)) — protein MVRSRVALLLLIEIGVHIAILLISSVRFSHRARQPPILLRSLELSELRERARYECHSKKTRSSNVLTSNRAPGPDADTENQTSSFAENSPAFKKPRLENSPAKDSSNSFRSLLQLDVNNNHTSTPSPSTAVDVALSCPRPSQSKADGAVLQCPLTANMYKDPNLLRKAHQGLLGFIRLVETLLKEMEVAEDRTHKDRRSNIVLV, from the exons ATGGTCCGTTCTCGAGTTGCGTTGCTCCTGCTTATAGAGATAGGTGTGCACATTGCTATTCTCCTAATATCAAGTGTTCGCTTC TCTCACCGCGCTCGTCAGCCACCAATTCTCCTGCGCAGTCTTGAACTTTCGGAGCTAAGAGAAAGAGCGAGGTACGAATGTCATTCCAAGAAGACCAGAAGCTCTAACGTGCTAACCTCGAACCGAGCACCAGGACCAGACGCAGACACCGAAAATCAAACCTCGTCCTTTGCCGAGAACTCTCCGGCGTTCAAGAAGCCTCGACTGGAGAATTCGCCTGCTAAAGATTCCAGTAACAGCTTTCGTTCTTTACTCCAACTCGATGTTAATAACAACCATACCTCTACTCCTTCTCCGTCTACTGCGGTTGACGTCGCCCTCTCCTGTCCTCGCCCTAGTCAGTCCAAAGCTGATGGAGCTGTGTTACAGTGTCCGCTCACTGCTAACATGTATAAGGATCCCAATTTGCTGCGGAAAGCACACCAGGGCTTGTTGGGCTTCATCCGTTTGGTTGAGACTCTTCTGAAGGAGATGGAGGTAGCTGAGGACCGGACACATAAGGACAGGCGGTCCAATATTGTGTTAGTATAG
- a CDS encoding tRNA 2'-phosphotransferase (COG:J;~EggNog:ENOG410PPA7;~InterPro:IPR002745,IPR042080;~PFAM:PF01885;~go_function: GO:0003950 - NAD+ ADP-ribosyltransferase activity [Evidence IEA]), with the protein MSGKQERNRKSRDKPTQGREIAISKALSYILRHAAEREGLKMDAQGYANVADVLEWRKLKSQKATFPEIIHAVASSDKKRFALLHIPSEEAEKDAAPTKICTTEQEPATSTGTRSGAEGQENSTQKALTVNDPDPAHFLIRATQGHSIKSVDAAAFLEKLALSEEDKLPSTVVHGTYHSAWPAILESGGLRCMGRNHVHFATGPTLDSVLPLHTDGTSHTVEGLKSLGLDDGRVISGMRRDAQVLIYINLRKALEAGCPFWRSENGVILSEGLASSKDDGNGNQLSFVPLDFFDVVVERKAGLGKIWENGKSVQELPVELMKKWNPKVKNNEKGKNKNDKKNEKGKNKDKGKNKGEGEKQADE; encoded by the exons ATGTCCGGAAAACAAGAACGCAACCGAAAGAGCAGAGATAAACCCACCCAGGGCCGCGAAATCGCCATTTCCAAAGCCCTGAGCTATATCCTTCGCCATGCGGCCGAGCGCGAGGGTCTAAAAATGGATGCTCAGGGGTATGCTAATGTCGCTGATGTG CTGGAATGGCGAAAACTCAAATCCCAAAAAGCAACCTTCCCCGAGATCATCCACGCCGTCGCCTCGTCGGATAAGAAGCGCTTTGCGCTATTACACATTCCGTCCGAAGAAGCCGAGAAGGACGCTGCGCCTACGAAGATCTGCACCACGGAACAAGAACCAGCTACGAGTACGGGTACAAGGTCCGGTGCGGAAGGGCAGGAAAATTCGACGCAAAAAGCACTCACGGTGAACGATCCCGATCCCGCGCACTTCCTTATCCGGGCTACGCAGGGACATAGTATCAAGAGTGTGGATGCAGCGGCGTTTCTGGAAAAATTGGCGCTTTCAGAGGAGGATAAGTTACCATCGACTGTTGTGCATGGCACGTATCATTCCGCTTGGCCGGCGATTCTGGAATCAGGGGGGTTGCGCTGCATGGGACGAAATCATGTGCATTTTGCAACAGGGCCAACGCTTGACTCTGTCCTTCCATTGCATACTGATGGGACAAGTCATACCGTGGAAGGATTGAAGTCTTTGGGCCTGGATGACGGACGCGTGATCTCGGGCATGCGCAGAGACGCACAGGTTCTGATCTACATCAATCTGCGCAAAGCGCTGGAAGCAGGGTGTCCGTTCTGGCGCAGTGAGAACGGGGTCATTCTGAGCGAGGGGCTGGCCTCGAGTAAGGATGATGGGAATGGGAATCAGTTGAGCTTTGTGCCGTTGGATTTCTTCGATGTTGTTGTGGAAAGGAAGGCTGGGTTGGGGAAGATTTGGGAGAATGGGAAGAGCGTGCAGGAGCTGCCGGTGGAGTTGATGAAGAAGTGGAATCCAAAGGTGAAAAATAATGAGAAGGGGAAAAACAAAAATGATAAGAAGAATGAAAAGGGGAAGAATAAGGATAAAGGAAAGAATAAAGGTGAGGGGGAGAAACAGGCTGATGAGTGA